A window of the Amycolatopsis solani genome harbors these coding sequences:
- a CDS encoding ferritin: MALTKKKEPRSKFFELLQAQIHNEFNASQQYIALAVWFDAEDLPQLAKHFYKQSVEERNHAMALVQYMLDRDHHVEIPGTGEVRNDFSGVAELIELALEQEKEVAADISAMTKAARAEEDYISEQFTQWFLKEQVEEISQMSTLLNVVKRANGNLFEVENHLHRESVGDNGADAQMPPVAGGAL; this comes from the coding sequence AACCGCGCTCGAAGTTCTTCGAACTGCTGCAGGCGCAGATCCACAACGAGTTCAACGCGTCCCAGCAGTACATCGCGCTCGCGGTGTGGTTCGACGCCGAGGACCTGCCGCAGCTGGCGAAGCACTTCTACAAGCAGTCCGTCGAAGAGCGCAACCACGCGATGGCGCTCGTGCAGTACATGCTCGACCGCGACCACCACGTCGAGATCCCCGGCACCGGCGAGGTGCGCAACGACTTCTCGGGTGTCGCCGAGCTCATCGAGCTGGCACTGGAGCAGGAGAAGGAGGTCGCCGCCGACATCTCCGCGATGACCAAGGCGGCGCGGGCCGAAGAGGACTACATCAGCGAGCAGTTCACGCAGTGGTTCCTCAAGGAGCAGGTCGAAGAGATCTCCCAGATGAGCACGCTGCTGAACGTCGTCAAGCGCGCGAACGGCAACCTGTTCGAGGTCGAGAACCACCTCCACCGCGAGTCGGTCGGCGACAACGGCGCCGACGCGCAGATGCCGCCGGTGGCCGGCGGCGCGCTCTAA